In the Salmo trutta chromosome 13, fSalTru1.1, whole genome shotgun sequence genome, GGGCAATCATTCATTGGCCAAGGATTTAAATAGAGGGTTCATAGGCCTGTGacgtttaaaaaaagaaaaataatttAGCCTTTAATTTAACAGGGAGTCAAACTGAGACCATGGTCTGTttcacagatgagccctgaatagACATCAATACACTTCCATTTTTGTCAGAGTTAACAGTCGGGGGCGGaatataataatttgtacactgcaaattgaccacaactaagcccaaaaagagattgCATTTGAAAATAGcaataatttcataccttgattgcattgagacacgatcacatAGCTTGTGTCTATTTGTTTTATTCATGGGtttacttgggaacagatttcctaagtAAAAAATTTTTTCGTGATTTTACAGTCTTCTTTGACCCAAAAATAAAATCATTAAACGACTTTAACATTACAAAAAACTTCGGgtggacaaaacaaaacaatcacTCACTGAatctccagagttagccatccctgagaccgaGTCTGGTATCTCGTACGTCTCGTCTGTCGTTTTGCACACTCACTCTGAGTGGTGCTGTTGTCCAAGAGACCTATCTCAGCTCAAGCGCATATAACTGCTGTTACTAAGTAACATACGTCAGTGACAAGACCAAGCGAGGATCATTGCGCACAAAGCCATCGAAGCCATTTTAACGGAGTAACAGCAACAATATCTTATTGGGACAAATATATCTCAAACGTTGGCTTTTTTGTTGTATAGGACTTTTGGATTGCATCATATTTGCCAGTTTTGGGTAACGTTATGGATATTTTTGGGAGGATGGGCGCAGGAGAGGCTTTGAAGAGCGCAGGCTGGGGTTTGAGATGGCAAGTGCGAGTCTCCATTTTGCTTGTCTGCGTACTGAGTGCGGTGAATGGACAGATTCGATATTCTATACCAGAGGAGATGAGAAAGGGCTTGTTTGTCGGAGATGTGGCGAAAGACCTTGGTTTGGACATAAAGAGGCTGGTTTCAGGTCGGGCGCAGTTAGTTATAGACGGCAATAACCAATATGTAGAGCTGAGTCCGAACAAAGGACATTTGGTTGTGAAAGAAAGGATTGACAGGGAGAAACTGTGCGGTCAGAAATCTCCGTGTAGTTTCAGTCTAGAGATTGTCTTAGAAAATCCGCTTGAATTATTTTCGATTACTATCGAAATTCAAGACATAAACGACCATGCCCCAGCGTTTTCTAAGAAGGAACTTAATTTAGAAATCAGTGAATCTGCACCTATAGGGACCGTGTTCTTGCTAGACAGTGCCGCGGACCCTGACGTAGGTATCAACTCCCTTCACAGCTATTCTCTAAAACCAACTGATCATTTTGTTATCAAACAGCATAGTCGAGCCGACGGCAGTAAATACGCAGAGATGGTGTTGCAGTCTGGACTTGACCGTGAGAAACAGAGCGAGCACTCCCTGATACTAACTGCAGTCGATGGTGGGAACCCACAGAGAACTGGGACCGTTAAGATACATATTACTGTTCTAGACGCAAACGACAACGCACCTGTATTTACTGAGTCTTTGTACAAAGCCACTGTTATAGAACACGCGCTGGGAGGCACAGCTGTAGCAAAAGTAAGTGCCATCGATGCAGATCAAGGGTATAACGGAAATGTGACGTATTCCTTCACACATATGGATGAGGGTACCCCGCCCTTGTTCAATATAGATCCCTATACCGGGGAGATTAAAGTAACTGGTGCCATAGATTACGAAACTGTTCAGAATTACGAGATACACATTCAAGCTAAAGACCCATGGGGTCTGACAAGTGCGAGTAAATTAATTATTGATATCCTAGACGTGAATGATAACACTCCGATCATAACCATGACATCGTTTTCGGGTAAAATCGCAGAGGATGCTATCCCTGGTACAGTTGTGGCATTGATAAGTGTCCAGGATGTAGACTCCGGTAAAAAAGGACAGGTGCGTTTAAACATCAACGAAAATCTCCCTTTTAAGATACAGACGTCTCTTAGGAACTACTACACATTGGTAACTGAGAAGGGCTTAGACCGGGAGAAAGTTTCTAGCTACAACATTACCCTCATTGCCACCGATGAAGGTTTACCTCCGTTATCAAGCATGAACACTGTCGTTTTAGACATCACTGATGTTAATGACAACGCACCAGCTTTTAGTAAAAATGTGTATAGCACGCACGTTATGGAAAACAATTCTCCCGGCGTTTCAGTGGTTGCTATTCAAGCGACGGATCCAGATATGGGTCAAAACGCACGTATCTCTTACTATCTAATTGACAGTGAGCTAAACGGAAACCCAGTCTCCACTTATTTCTCAATTAACTCTGAGAACGGTGTGATTCACTCAGTGCGCTCACTGGATTATGAACACGTTAAGGAGTTCAAAATACACGTCAAAGCTCAAGACGGAGGCTCGCCACCTCTTAGCAGTAATACAACTGTTCTGATATATGTTAAAGACCAGAACGACAACGCGCCTCAGGTTCTGTACCCAGTCCAGACTAGCAGCTCTCTGGTGGCTGAAATGGTGCCTCGTTCAGCAGATGTGGGATATCTTGTCACTAAAGTGGTGGCTGTTGATGTGGACTCTGGACAGAATGCCTGGCTCTCCTATAAACTGCAGAAAGCGACAGACAGGGCGCTGTTTGAAGTGGGCTTACAGAATGGAGAAATAAGAACTATACGCCAAGTCACTGATAAAGATGCTGTGAAACAAAGGCTCACTGTTGTAGTGGAGGACAACGGGCAGCCCTCTCGTTCAGCTACAGTCAATGTTAACGTGGCGGTGGCGGACAGCTTCCCTGAAGTGCTCTCGGAGTTCACTGACTTTACGCACGACAAGGACTACAATGACAACCTGACTTTTTACTTAGTCTTGGCTTTGGCTGTAGTCTCATTTCTGTTCATCACATGTTTAGTGGTTATTATATCAGTGAAAAT is a window encoding:
- the LOC115205349 gene encoding protocadherin gamma-A11 isoform X5, yielding MDIFGRMGAGEALKSAGWGLRWQVRVSILLVCVLSAVNGQIRYSIPEEMRKGLFVGDVAKDLGLDIKRLVSGRAQLVIDGNNQYVELSPNKGHLVVKERIDREKLCGQKSPCSFSLEIVLENPLELFSITIEIQDINDHAPAFSKKELNLEISESAPIGTVFLLDSAADPDVGINSLHSYSLKPTDHFVIKQHSRADGSKYAEMVLQSGLDREKQSEHSLILTAVDGGNPQRTGTVKIHITVLDANDNAPVFTESLYKATVIEHALGGTAVAKVSAIDADQGYNGNVTYSFTHMDEGTPPLFNIDPYTGEIKVTGAIDYETVQNYEIHIQAKDPWGLTSASKLIIDILDVNDNTPIITMTSFSGKIAEDAIPGTVVALISVQDVDSGKKGQVRLNINENLPFKIQTSLRNYYTLVTEKGLDREKVSSYNITLIATDEGLPPLSSMNTVVLDITDVNDNAPAFSKNVYSTHVMENNSPGVSVVAIQATDPDMGQNARISYYLIDSELNGNPVSTYFSINSENGVIHSVRSLDYEHVKEFKIHVKAQDGGSPPLSSNTTVLIYVKDQNDNAPQVLYPVQTSSSLVAEMVPRSADVGYLVTKVVAVDVDSGQNAWLSYKLQKATDRALFEVGLQNGEIRTIRQVTDKDAVKQRLTVVVEDNGQPSRSATVNVNVAVADSFPEVLSEFTDFTHDKDYNDNLTFYLVLALAVVSFLFITCLVVIISVKIYRWRQSRVLYHSNLPVIPYYPPRYADTLGTGTLQHVYNYEVCRTTDSKKSDCKFVRPCSQNVLIMDPSSTGTMQRMQSEQNILDELDSPLEQKPPNADWRFTQGQRPGPSGAGGPPEMTMGTGPWPNPPTEAEQLQALMAAANEVSEATATLGPGTMGLSTRYSPQFTLQHVPDYRQNVYIPGSTATLTSNPQQQQQQMLMQQQMAAQQQALQAQPAEASAQPEPPKAAQTPASKKKSTKKEKK